Proteins encoded within one genomic window of Flavobacterium sp. NG2:
- a CDS encoding MFS transporter, producing the protein MENTSSLSKSHRMLFLNTLAFTVCFACWTLNGVLVTYLVDKGIFNWSVVQVGWLLGIPILTGSIMRLPIGILTDKYGGKYVFATLLLLCSIPLFLLPLADSFFMFAILSFLFGMVGTSFAVGIGYTSIFYPKEWQGRALGIFGMGNAGAAITTFLAPSLLNHFSIEDPQNGWKLLPIAYGVTLLVIGILFILFAENKKLEKSNRTIPQMLTTLKSPRVWRFGAYYFLVFGCFVAYSQWLLPNFMNVYSTSLVMGGMFATMFSLPSGVIRAFGGYLSDKFGARTVMYWVLSSSVVLSFLLMIPKMEIKTAGPGVMSGKKGIVTAVSPTNVRVDDKDFPIDAKPEAISEGNIFPTKSSWQKVIVTQNQEVNKKELLAKGITRINFDANMWVYLVLVILIGISWGIGKAAVYKHIPEYFPTEIGVVGGMVGLLGGLGGFFGPIIFSYLLTTTGIWSSSWIFVLLFSAICLIWMHITITNMMNEKQPAMAKEIEKK; encoded by the coding sequence ATGGAAAATACTAGTTCATTATCAAAATCACATAGAATGTTATTTCTTAACACCTTGGCTTTCACAGTATGCTTTGCATGTTGGACGCTAAATGGTGTACTAGTTACTTACTTAGTAGACAAAGGAATTTTCAACTGGAGCGTTGTTCAAGTTGGATGGCTACTTGGAATTCCAATTTTAACAGGTTCCATCATGCGTTTACCTATTGGTATTTTAACAGATAAATACGGCGGAAAATATGTTTTCGCCACCTTACTTCTCCTTTGCTCTATTCCACTTTTCCTTTTACCATTAGCCGATAGCTTTTTCATGTTTGCTATCTTAAGCTTTTTATTTGGAATGGTCGGAACCAGTTTTGCTGTTGGTATTGGATACACTTCAATTTTTTATCCAAAAGAATGGCAAGGTAGAGCATTGGGGATTTTTGGAATGGGAAATGCAGGAGCAGCAATAACAACCTTTTTGGCTCCCTCATTACTTAACCATTTCTCTATTGAAGATCCTCAAAACGGCTGGAAACTACTACCTATCGCCTATGGAGTAACCTTATTAGTAATAGGAATATTATTCATCTTATTTGCTGAAAATAAAAAATTAGAAAAATCAAACCGTACCATACCTCAAATGTTAACGACTCTAAAAAGTCCACGTGTTTGGCGTTTTGGAGCCTACTATTTCTTAGTATTCGGTTGTTTTGTAGCTTACTCACAATGGCTACTACCTAACTTCATGAACGTATACAGCACTAGTCTTGTAATGGGTGGAATGTTTGCTACTATGTTCAGTTTGCCATCTGGTGTGATTCGTGCTTTTGGTGGTTATTTATCAGATAAATTTGGTGCTCGAACTGTAATGTATTGGGTACTAAGTTCCTCAGTAGTATTAAGCTTTTTATTGATGATCCCAAAAATGGAAATTAAAACTGCTGGACCTGGAGTAATGTCTGGTAAAAAAGGAATCGTAACAGCAGTATCCCCAACTAATGTTAGAGTAGACGATAAAGACTTTCCTATTGATGCTAAACCTGAAGCAATATCCGAAGGCAATATTTTCCCAACTAAATCCTCTTGGCAAAAAGTGATTGTCACTCAAAATCAAGAAGTGAACAAAAAAGAATTACTTGCCAAAGGTATTACCAGAATCAATTTTGACGCTAACATGTGGGTATATCTAGTTTTAGTTATCTTAATTGGTATATCATGGGGAATCGGAAAAGCAGCTGTTTATAAGCACATCCCTGAATATTTCCCTACTGAGATAGGAGTTGTAGGTGGTATGGTTGGATTACTAGGTGGTCTAGGAGGATTTTTTGGTCCAATCATCTTTAGTTACCTACTAACCACAACAGGAATATGGTCAAGTTCATGGATATTTGTATTATTATTCTCTGCCATTTGTTTAATCTGGATGCATATTACCATCACCAATATGATGAATGAAAAACAACCAGCAATGGCTAAAGAAATTGAAAAAAAATAA
- a CDS encoding Crp/Fnr family transcriptional regulator has product MNRIHTDCTSCINTSCFIKKHLHLEKMQDFILQKNTFPCKKGQQFMIEGAPTQGLYFLQKGKVKILKTGIYGREQIVRLAQEGDTIGFRGFGTSNRYLIGASALEDTVLCNFSNEIMQEILKTIPEFTYDMMLFYAQELNKSENRVKKIAQMNVRERVIDTLLHLFKKFGQTNHLINVNLSRKEIADFAGTTDEQVTRIFSSLKKEGLINIVGKKISLLEIPKLQAEIAEHRQF; this is encoded by the coding sequence ATGAATCGCATCCATACCGACTGTACAAGCTGTATCAATACAAGTTGTTTCATCAAAAAACATTTACACCTAGAAAAGATGCAAGATTTTATTTTGCAAAAAAATACTTTTCCATGTAAAAAAGGACAGCAATTCATGATTGAAGGAGCACCAACACAAGGATTATATTTTCTTCAAAAAGGAAAAGTAAAAATCTTAAAAACAGGAATTTACGGTCGTGAACAAATTGTACGTTTAGCACAAGAAGGAGACACCATTGGATTTAGAGGTTTCGGGACAAGCAACCGCTACTTAATTGGAGCTTCCGCCCTTGAAGATACCGTACTGTGTAATTTTAGTAACGAAATCATGCAGGAAATTCTAAAAACCATACCAGAATTCACCTATGACATGATGCTTTTTTATGCACAAGAGCTTAATAAAAGTGAGAACAGAGTTAAAAAAATTGCCCAAATGAATGTTCGAGAACGCGTTATCGATACCTTATTGCATTTGTTTAAAAAATTCGGACAAACCAACCACCTCATCAACGTTAATCTTAGCCGAAAAGAAATCGCCGACTTCGCTGGAACTACAGACGAACAAGTAACTAGAATTTTTTCAAGCCTTAAAAAAGAAGGATTGATCAATATTGTAGGTAAAAAAATCAGTCTGTTAGAAATCCCTAAACTACAAGCTGAAATCGCGGAACACCGTCAGTTTTAG
- a CDS encoding alginate export family protein — protein MKLLKTISFSLLGLITASTYAQEFSSDIQIRPRYEYTNGFGTLLTPTTEHTSFIGNRTRVNFNYGDAKLKMKVALQNVRTWGAVNNLTGGISNATNSFVLFEGWAQYSFSDKWSTKVGRQPLSYDNQRILGGLDWANQGRSFDAALIKFKGAKSQLDLGFALNADSEAKVAPATPFATDFKDMQYAWYHTNIKKLGVSFLALNLGREYLKTPSEIETNYSQTLGSYANYAGKKVTFDFSLYGQTGKIGKNEVSAWETAANLGYAFTPKFKATLGYEFLSGKDQTSTSTVVKSFNPIFGTNHAFNGFMDYFYVGNHGGSVGLQDLTLKLDFPIKKVNLSVAPHLFYAANELAATDDKYLGTELDITAVYKVYKDITLVAGYSQMFASDSMVALKGGTGLNDTTNNWAYVMVNINPQIFSSKK, from the coding sequence ATGAAGTTACTTAAAACAATTTCTTTTAGCTTATTAGGTTTAATTACCGCTAGTACGTATGCACAAGAGTTTAGCTCTGACATTCAAATTAGACCTCGTTACGAATATACTAACGGTTTTGGTACTTTACTAACTCCTACCACTGAACATACTTCATTTATAGGAAACCGTACAAGAGTAAACTTCAATTATGGAGACGCCAAATTAAAAATGAAAGTAGCGTTGCAAAACGTACGCACATGGGGAGCAGTAAACAACCTTACAGGAGGTATTTCAAATGCAACGAATAGTTTTGTGTTATTTGAAGGATGGGCACAATATAGTTTTTCAGACAAATGGAGTACCAAAGTAGGACGTCAACCATTATCATACGATAATCAAAGAATCCTTGGAGGTTTAGATTGGGCAAATCAAGGACGTAGTTTTGATGCCGCTTTAATAAAATTCAAAGGAGCAAAAAGTCAATTAGATTTAGGATTTGCTTTAAATGCTGATTCAGAAGCAAAAGTTGCCCCAGCAACGCCTTTTGCAACCGATTTCAAAGACATGCAATATGCTTGGTACCACACCAACATCAAAAAATTAGGAGTTAGTTTCCTAGCCTTAAACTTAGGAAGAGAGTATTTAAAAACACCTTCTGAAATAGAGACTAATTACTCTCAAACATTAGGTTCTTATGCTAATTATGCTGGTAAAAAAGTAACTTTTGACTTTAGTTTATACGGACAAACAGGTAAAATTGGTAAAAATGAAGTTTCAGCATGGGAAACAGCAGCTAATTTAGGCTATGCTTTTACACCAAAATTCAAAGCTACTTTAGGATATGAATTCTTATCTGGTAAAGATCAAACATCAACTTCAACAGTGGTGAAATCATTCAACCCTATATTTGGTACCAACCACGCTTTCAATGGTTTTATGGATTACTTCTACGTAGGAAACCACGGTGGATCAGTAGGATTACAAGACCTTACACTGAAACTAGATTTCCCTATCAAAAAAGTAAACTTATCTGTTGCTCCTCATTTATTTTACGCTGCAAACGAATTGGCTGCAACGGATGATAAATACTTAGGAACAGAACTAGACATCACAGCTGTTTACAAAGTGTACAAAGACATCACTCTAGTGGCTGGATACTCTCAAATGTTTGCTTCAGATTCAATGGTTGCTCTTAAAGGCGGTACAGGTCTGAACGATACTACAAACAACTGGGCGTATGTGATGGTAAACATCAACCCACAAATCTTTTCAAGCAAAAAATAA
- a CDS encoding CmpA/NrtA family ABC transporter substrate-binding protein — MKKLIFKISLLAITAVSVMSCKKDAKKEGSTEADTTTASKTEKLALEKPQVTLGFIKLTDMAPLAIAKEKGFFEDEGLFVTLEAQSNWKNVLDRVIDEQIDGSHMLAGQPIAAAVGFGRQAKLVTTFSMDLNGNAITVSNDVWSKMKPSLPLKDGKPVHPISASALLPVIKEYKNANKPFKMGMVFPVSTHNYQLRYWLAAGGINPGMYTKDNVQGMINAEALLSVTPPPQMPATLEAGTINGYCVGEPWNQQAVAKGIGVPVITSNDIWKNHPEKVFVMTKAFVEKNPNTAIAITKALIRAGKWLDDPKNRAEAVKILSSPAYVGADEVVLGNSMTGTFEYEKGDKRDEPNFNVFFNNNATYPFYSDGIWYMTQMRRWGQITEAQPAEWYASKIKEVYKPEIWTKAAELLVKEGNLDQADIPTTDGYKPATTEFIDGLSYDGKKPLEYIKSMKIGNKN; from the coding sequence ATGAAAAAACTAATTTTTAAAATATCCTTACTTGCCATAACCGCTGTTAGTGTTATGAGCTGTAAAAAAGACGCAAAAAAAGAAGGTAGCACTGAAGCCGATACTACTACGGCTTCAAAAACCGAAAAATTAGCCTTAGAGAAACCACAGGTAACTTTAGGATTTATCAAATTGACCGATATGGCACCATTGGCCATAGCCAAAGAAAAAGGATTCTTTGAAGACGAAGGTTTATTTGTAACACTTGAGGCGCAATCCAACTGGAAAAACGTTTTGGACCGTGTGATTGACGAACAAATTGATGGTTCGCACATGCTAGCAGGTCAACCGATAGCAGCAGCTGTTGGTTTTGGAAGACAGGCCAAATTAGTAACTACTTTCTCAATGGACTTAAACGGAAATGCCATTACAGTTTCTAACGATGTTTGGTCAAAAATGAAACCTTCATTACCATTGAAAGACGGAAAACCAGTGCACCCTATTAGTGCTAGTGCCTTACTTCCTGTAATCAAAGAATACAAAAATGCCAACAAGCCCTTCAAAATGGGTATGGTATTCCCAGTATCAACACACAACTACCAATTAAGATATTGGTTAGCTGCTGGAGGAATTAACCCTGGAATGTACACGAAAGACAACGTACAAGGGATGATCAATGCAGAGGCATTACTTTCTGTAACACCTCCACCACAAATGCCAGCGACTCTTGAAGCAGGAACCATCAACGGATACTGTGTAGGAGAACCTTGGAACCAACAAGCGGTTGCTAAAGGTATTGGAGTTCCAGTAATTACGTCAAATGACATTTGGAAAAACCACCCTGAAAAAGTATTCGTAATGACGAAAGCTTTTGTGGAGAAAAATCCAAATACTGCAATTGCGATTACTAAAGCTTTAATTAGAGCAGGTAAATGGTTAGATGATCCAAAAAACAGAGCTGAAGCTGTAAAAATCTTATCTAGTCCAGCTTATGTTGGTGCTGATGAAGTAGTTTTAGGAAACTCAATGACAGGTACTTTCGAATATGAAAAAGGAGACAAGCGTGACGAACCAAACTTTAATGTGTTCTTTAACAACAACGCTACTTACCCTTTCTACTCTGACGGAATCTGGTACATGACTCAAATGAGACGTTGGGGACAAATTACTGAAGCACAACCAGCAGAATGGTATGCATCAAAAATCAAAGAAGTTTACAAACCTGAAATTTGGACTAAAGCAGCTGAATTGTTAGTTAAAGAAGGAAACTTAGATCAAGCAGATATTCCTACTACCGATGGTTACAAACCAGCTACAACCGAATTCATCGACGGATTGAGTTATGATGGTAAAAAACCATTAGAATACATCAAAAGCATGAAAATTGGTAACAAAAATTAA